In a single window of the Esox lucius isolate fEsoLuc1 chromosome 22, fEsoLuc1.pri, whole genome shotgun sequence genome:
- the lrrfip1b gene encoding uncharacterized protein lrrfip1b isoform X1 — MGTQVTGTGRKRIPNRERLTAEDDALNQIAREAEARLAAKRAARAEAREIRMKELERQQKEIYQSQKKYYGLDNKWGHIEQWMEESERYSSRHSRRNTSVSDDEERMSVGSRGSLRGNTSDLYCGTNFTPSLKHPHSTQNGRPSVLFNDGQRSHSHRGSVCDEALHNSTRRFSGSISRGPSDYSGFLGSNSRASSRASSARASPVVEERADRDFLEKGSRTASTLSAATLASLGGPSSRRGSCDTSISVETEASIRDIKDSLVESEEKFRKAMVSNAQLDNEKSNLMYQVDTLKESLIELEEQLAESKREHADKVKDFERERHAHSLLQLQFNEMKETLKQSEDLLTEVGQLRLKRDSCVREISDLQETLGWKEKKIRALERQREFSDAGVWDERDKLRDQVVHLKDALKKHGIALSPEVTTNGDAGQMMDEPFSADYAALLSDESQPSHAGESVLGKKTGEERQLDHGERGTPVGGRMLQVADNYFCDQDRTLVKAECSAGMDSSITSCDQSSISSEEISDKIRPDCTLQFCEAPRDKLCDNQFLPTVSTTFEGPGISSPTLNQIPNDLPREITERYELRAEEVITGCSGDQSQTTESEMTQMFERISAFLVEAKTNPGQTSQGSFNDTEQVGQNIKIEIKFKINKPLEHQSDVCQVTTEAPVELASTISNELLASECPSEHGIKSDQLLKAGQNSLECPQPGNEQFGMENSLGITPIITDSDEKKISDRGQEAESSSLENNLNQIWHESLCDAKEDEPNTQELQSTISDKKVSPFKTDEQKIKLNKLLIPDLPARLQQTEQGKDLTSSPTGEEDGLNDGPSAGYLDSCEDVVLLEEEVEASEEVESFGSSSEPAEVGQKIEPIPRPCGELCTLRWKRHQNWRAV; from the exons ATGGGAACTCAGGTTACTGGTACTGGAAGAAAAAGAATCCCCAACAGGGAGAGACTGACTGCAGAGGATGATGCCCTCAATCAAATTGCTAGGGAG GCTGAGGCGAGACTGGCAGCGAAGCGGGCAGCCAGGGCCGAGGCGCGGGAAATACGAATGAAGGAGCTGGAGAGACAGCAAAAAGAG ATTTATCAAAGCCAGAAG AAATACTATGGGCTGGACAACAAATGGGGCCACATTGAGCAGTGGATG gaggagagtgagaggtaCTCCTCCCGTCACTCCCGGAGAAATACGTCG GTTTCAGACGATGAGGAAAGAATGTCGGTGGGCAGCCGAGGAAGCCTCAGG GGAAACACATCTGATCTGTACTGCGGCACCAACTTCACACCCTCTCTCAAACATCCACATTCCACTCAAAATGGCCGG cCCTCCGTGCTCTTTAATGACGGCCAGCGCTCCCACAGTCACAGG GGCTCTGTGTGTGATGAGGCCTTGCACAACAGCACGCGGCGCTTTAGTGGCTCCATCTCTCGCGGT CCTTCGGACTACAGTGGCTTTCTGGGCTCAAACTCCCGGGCCTCGTCCAGGGCCAGCTCTGCCCGCGCCAGCCCAGTG gtggaggagagggcagACAGAGACTTCCTAGAAAAG GGTTCCAGGACCGCCTCGACCCTCTCGGCAGCCACTCTGGCCTCGCTGGGCGGGCCCTCCTCTCGCAGAGGCAGCTGTGACACTTCCATCTCAGTTGAAACCGAGGCCTCCATTCGAGATATAAAG GACTCCCTGGTGGAGTCTGAGGAGAAGTTCCGGAAGGCCATGGTGTCAAACGCCCAACTGGACAACGAGAAGTCCAACCTCATGTACCAGGTGGATACCTTGAAGGAGTCACTCATCGAGCTGGAGGAACAGCTGGCGGAGTCCAAACGAGAGCATGCCGACAAGGTCAAGGActttgagagggagagacacgcCCACAGTTTGCTGCAGCTCCAGTTTAATGAGATGAAAGAGACGCTGAAACAGAGTGAAGACCTGCTGACG GAGGTGGGTCAGCTCCGTCTCAAACGAGACAGCTGTGTTAGGGAGATCTCTGACCTCCAGGAGACCCTCGGATGGAAGGAGAAAAAGATCCGG GCgttagagaggcagagggaatTCTCGGACGCCGGGGTCTGGGATGAGCGTGATAAGCTCAGGGATCAGGTTGTCCACCTCAAAGATGCGCTGAAG AAACATGGGATAGCGCTGTCACCAGAAGTAACCACCAATGGGGATGCGGGACAGATGATGGACGAGCCCTTCAGTGCAGACTACGCTGCCCTGTTGTCGGATGAGTCTCAGCCGTCTCACGCTGGGGAGAGCGTGCTTG GCAAAAAAACAGGAGAAGAGAGGCAGCTTGACCATGGAGAGCGGGGGACACCTGTGGGAGGTAGAATGCTGCAAGTGGCTGATAATTActtttgtgaccaggacagGACACTAGTAAAGGCAGAATGTTCAGCTGGCATGGACTCCTCCATCACATCCTGTGACCAGTCGTCCATTTCCAGTGAGGAGATATCTGACAAAATCAGACCAGACTGTACCTTGCAGTTTTGCGAGGCCCCAAGGGACAAGTTGTGTGACAACCAGTTTCTTCCGACTGTATCTACTACATTTGAAGGACCGGGAATATCCAGCCCAACTCTTAATCAAATCCCAAATGACCTTCCACGGGAGATCACCGAGAGATATGAACTGAGGGCTGAGGAAGTCATTACTGGATGTTCTGGAGATCAGTCACAGACCACCGAATCTGAGATGACGCAGATGTTTGAGAGGATTTCTGCATTTCTAGTGGAGGCAAAGACGAACCCAGGTCAGACCTCTCAGGGATCATTTAACGACACAGAACAAGTTGGACAGAATATCAAGATCGAGATTAAGTTTAAGATAAACAAACCTCTGGAGCATCAGTCAGATGTTTGCCAAGTAACAACCGAAGCTCCTGTTGAGTTGGCATCTACAATCTCTAATGAACTTTTAGCCTCTGAATGTCCTAGCGAGCATGGAATTAAGTCTGATCAGCTTTTAAAAGCAGGACAGAATTCTCTAGAATGTCCACAACCTGGTAATGAACAGTTCGGTATGGAAAACTCTTTAGGAATTACGCCAATTATTACAGACTctgatgaaaagaaaatatctgACAGGGGCCAAGAGGCTGAGTCAAGTTCATTGGAGAACAACCTAAATCAGATTTGGCATGAATCTCTATGTGATGCCAAGGAAGATGAACCAAATACTCAAGAGCTTCAGTCAACCATCTCTGATAAAAAGGTATCACCTTTCAAAACCGACGAGCAAAAgattaaattaaacaaactaCTGATCCCTGATTTACCAGCAAGGTTGCAGCAGACCGAACAGGGGAAGGATTTAACAAGTTCACCAACAGGGGAAGAAGATGGGCTCAACGACGGTCCCTCTGCTGGATATTTAGACAGTTGTGAAGACGTTGTTCTACTTGAGGAAGAGGTGGAAGCCAGTGAGGAAGTGGAGTCATTCGGCTCCTCATCTGAACCTGCAGAAGTTGGCCAAAAGATAGAACCAATACCCAGGCCATGCGGAGAACTGTGCACCCTCCGGTGGAAGCGGCACCAAAACTGGAGAGCGGTGTAG
- the lrrfip1b gene encoding uncharacterized protein lrrfip1b isoform X3 encodes MKELERQQKEIYQSQKKYYGLDNKWGHIEQWMEESERYSSRHSRRNTSVSDDEERMSVGSRGSLRGNTSDLYCGTNFTPSLKHPHSTQNGRPSVLFNDGQRSHSHRGSVCDEALHNSTRRFSGSISRGPSDYSGFLGSNSRASSRASSARASPVVEERADRDFLEKGSRTASTLSAATLASLGGPSSRRGSCDTSISVETEASIRDIKDSLVESEEKFRKAMVSNAQLDNEKSNLMYQVDTLKESLIELEEQLAESKREHADKVKDFERERHAHSLLQLQFNEMKETLKQSEDLLTEVGQLRLKRDSCVREISDLQETLGWKEKKIRALERQREFSDAGVWDERDKLRDQVVHLKDALKKHGIALSPEVTTNGDAGQMMDEPFSADYAALLSDESQPSHAGESVLGKKTGEERQLDHGERGTPVGGRMLQVADNYFCDQDRTLVKAECSAGMDSSITSCDQSSISSEEISDKIRPDCTLQFCEAPRDKLCDNQFLPTVSTTFEGPGISSPTLNQIPNDLPREITERYELRAEEVITGCSGDQSQTTESEMTQMFERISAFLVEAKTNPGQTSQGSFNDTEQVGQNIKIEIKFKINKPLEHQSDVCQVTTEAPVELASTISNELLASECPSEHGIKSDQLLKAGQNSLECPQPGNEQFGMENSLGITPIITDSDEKKISDRGQEAESSSLENNLNQIWHESLCDAKEDEPNTQELQSTISDKKVSPFKTDEQKIKLNKLLIPDLPARLQQTEQGKDLTSSPTGEEDGLNDGPSAGYLDSCEDVVLLEEEVEASEEVESFGSSSEPAEVGQKIEPIPRPCGELCTLRWKRHQNWRAV; translated from the exons ATGAAGGAGCTGGAGAGACAGCAAAAAGAG ATTTATCAAAGCCAGAAG AAATACTATGGGCTGGACAACAAATGGGGCCACATTGAGCAGTGGATG gaggagagtgagaggtaCTCCTCCCGTCACTCCCGGAGAAATACGTCG GTTTCAGACGATGAGGAAAGAATGTCGGTGGGCAGCCGAGGAAGCCTCAGG GGAAACACATCTGATCTGTACTGCGGCACCAACTTCACACCCTCTCTCAAACATCCACATTCCACTCAAAATGGCCGG cCCTCCGTGCTCTTTAATGACGGCCAGCGCTCCCACAGTCACAGG GGCTCTGTGTGTGATGAGGCCTTGCACAACAGCACGCGGCGCTTTAGTGGCTCCATCTCTCGCGGT CCTTCGGACTACAGTGGCTTTCTGGGCTCAAACTCCCGGGCCTCGTCCAGGGCCAGCTCTGCCCGCGCCAGCCCAGTG gtggaggagagggcagACAGAGACTTCCTAGAAAAG GGTTCCAGGACCGCCTCGACCCTCTCGGCAGCCACTCTGGCCTCGCTGGGCGGGCCCTCCTCTCGCAGAGGCAGCTGTGACACTTCCATCTCAGTTGAAACCGAGGCCTCCATTCGAGATATAAAG GACTCCCTGGTGGAGTCTGAGGAGAAGTTCCGGAAGGCCATGGTGTCAAACGCCCAACTGGACAACGAGAAGTCCAACCTCATGTACCAGGTGGATACCTTGAAGGAGTCACTCATCGAGCTGGAGGAACAGCTGGCGGAGTCCAAACGAGAGCATGCCGACAAGGTCAAGGActttgagagggagagacacgcCCACAGTTTGCTGCAGCTCCAGTTTAATGAGATGAAAGAGACGCTGAAACAGAGTGAAGACCTGCTGACG GAGGTGGGTCAGCTCCGTCTCAAACGAGACAGCTGTGTTAGGGAGATCTCTGACCTCCAGGAGACCCTCGGATGGAAGGAGAAAAAGATCCGG GCgttagagaggcagagggaatTCTCGGACGCCGGGGTCTGGGATGAGCGTGATAAGCTCAGGGATCAGGTTGTCCACCTCAAAGATGCGCTGAAG AAACATGGGATAGCGCTGTCACCAGAAGTAACCACCAATGGGGATGCGGGACAGATGATGGACGAGCCCTTCAGTGCAGACTACGCTGCCCTGTTGTCGGATGAGTCTCAGCCGTCTCACGCTGGGGAGAGCGTGCTTG GCAAAAAAACAGGAGAAGAGAGGCAGCTTGACCATGGAGAGCGGGGGACACCTGTGGGAGGTAGAATGCTGCAAGTGGCTGATAATTActtttgtgaccaggacagGACACTAGTAAAGGCAGAATGTTCAGCTGGCATGGACTCCTCCATCACATCCTGTGACCAGTCGTCCATTTCCAGTGAGGAGATATCTGACAAAATCAGACCAGACTGTACCTTGCAGTTTTGCGAGGCCCCAAGGGACAAGTTGTGTGACAACCAGTTTCTTCCGACTGTATCTACTACATTTGAAGGACCGGGAATATCCAGCCCAACTCTTAATCAAATCCCAAATGACCTTCCACGGGAGATCACCGAGAGATATGAACTGAGGGCTGAGGAAGTCATTACTGGATGTTCTGGAGATCAGTCACAGACCACCGAATCTGAGATGACGCAGATGTTTGAGAGGATTTCTGCATTTCTAGTGGAGGCAAAGACGAACCCAGGTCAGACCTCTCAGGGATCATTTAACGACACAGAACAAGTTGGACAGAATATCAAGATCGAGATTAAGTTTAAGATAAACAAACCTCTGGAGCATCAGTCAGATGTTTGCCAAGTAACAACCGAAGCTCCTGTTGAGTTGGCATCTACAATCTCTAATGAACTTTTAGCCTCTGAATGTCCTAGCGAGCATGGAATTAAGTCTGATCAGCTTTTAAAAGCAGGACAGAATTCTCTAGAATGTCCACAACCTGGTAATGAACAGTTCGGTATGGAAAACTCTTTAGGAATTACGCCAATTATTACAGACTctgatgaaaagaaaatatctgACAGGGGCCAAGAGGCTGAGTCAAGTTCATTGGAGAACAACCTAAATCAGATTTGGCATGAATCTCTATGTGATGCCAAGGAAGATGAACCAAATACTCAAGAGCTTCAGTCAACCATCTCTGATAAAAAGGTATCACCTTTCAAAACCGACGAGCAAAAgattaaattaaacaaactaCTGATCCCTGATTTACCAGCAAGGTTGCAGCAGACCGAACAGGGGAAGGATTTAACAAGTTCACCAACAGGGGAAGAAGATGGGCTCAACGACGGTCCCTCTGCTGGATATTTAGACAGTTGTGAAGACGTTGTTCTACTTGAGGAAGAGGTGGAAGCCAGTGAGGAAGTGGAGTCATTCGGCTCCTCATCTGAACCTGCAGAAGTTGGCCAAAAGATAGAACCAATACCCAGGCCATGCGGAGAACTGTGCACCCTCCGGTGGAAGCGGCACCAAAACTGGAGAGCGGTGTAG